Proteins from a genomic interval of Prosthecodimorpha staleyi:
- a CDS encoding sensor domain-containing phosphodiesterase yields MQSIALSERAEAGRPTPPTEAERLRRLRQYHILETAPEASFDEIARLAATVINSSIALLCIADESCHWTKASVGIDLPFLPRDVSFCDHTLASGQIFVVLDAATDPRFATNPFVLGAPHLRFYLGCPLTDAEGYQIGTICCLDSNPRTEVLQSQLDAIASLARITVDRLELRRRSVVLAKAQKKAEAAEAVARAAHARLREAIDILPEAIVFMDAEKRLELWNRRYSELFPDVVAPWRPVPPTGKNAADIGPLLDRPTPPPMAVREQRFENGRWFRYDERQTADGGTIGIRVDITELKQRETSIKLLFDRNPVPLWLCDAETLRVIAVNDATLHLYGYSRAEALTMALPDICIGCPDVMRSEIDLQATADGHAAPRPQRHRRAFGTPIDVLPFIRTIDFEDRPALLVGVVDITERLRAEARIKHLAHHDPLTDLPNRALFQDRLAEAIAQAKEEGSQVALCLVDLDRFKMINDTLGHAAGDAVLRVVARRLARLAGPTDMVARLGGDEFALVVAGSGRDPATVLADVPRIFDDPIICNGEIIQISGSAGAAIVPEDGTEPVTLMQNADVALYASKAEGRNRLTLFDQNMRAKLVRLNTLTVRFRQALRDGELVPNYQPVVNLSHFTIRGYEALLRWNHPQEGLLTAADFAEVFDIPELAVAIGRYMLDAVTRDMRAWLDAGIDFGCVAVNVTAADLKSEGFAERVLDTLAARGIPPNRLIIEATENSLVEQDNVAVAKVLETLDAEGVYIALDDFGTGHSSLVHLRQFNIATLKIDRSFVRDMTTDREDAAIVHGVTMLARSLGIATVAEGIETEEQAQMLVESGCSYGQGYLFGRPIAADQVGYFSAHRRLPALSAIQSVA; encoded by the coding sequence ATGCAGTCGATCGCGCTTTCCGAAAGGGCCGAAGCCGGCCGCCCGACCCCGCCGACGGAGGCCGAACGCCTGCGGCGGCTGCGCCAGTACCATATTCTGGAAACCGCCCCGGAGGCGTCGTTCGACGAGATCGCGCGCCTCGCCGCGACCGTCATCAATTCGTCGATAGCCCTGCTGTGCATTGCCGACGAGTCCTGTCACTGGACGAAGGCGAGCGTGGGCATCGATCTGCCTTTCCTGCCGCGCGACGTGAGCTTCTGCGACCACACCCTCGCCAGCGGACAGATTTTCGTGGTGCTGGACGCCGCGACCGATCCGCGCTTTGCAACCAATCCTTTCGTGCTCGGCGCTCCCCACCTTCGCTTCTATCTCGGCTGTCCGCTGACGGATGCCGAGGGCTATCAGATCGGCACCATCTGCTGCCTGGATTCCAACCCGCGAACCGAGGTGCTTCAGAGCCAACTCGACGCGATCGCCAGCCTCGCGCGGATCACGGTCGACCGCCTCGAACTGCGCCGCCGCAGCGTCGTTCTGGCGAAGGCGCAGAAGAAGGCCGAGGCGGCCGAGGCGGTGGCGCGGGCGGCGCACGCGCGGCTGCGCGAGGCCATCGACATCCTGCCCGAGGCCATCGTGTTCATGGATGCCGAAAAGCGGTTGGAGTTGTGGAACCGGCGCTACAGCGAACTGTTTCCCGATGTCGTGGCGCCATGGCGGCCCGTGCCGCCGACCGGCAAGAATGCCGCCGATATCGGCCCCCTGCTCGACCGGCCGACGCCGCCCCCGATGGCAGTGCGCGAGCAGCGGTTCGAGAACGGCCGCTGGTTCCGATACGACGAGCGCCAGACCGCCGACGGCGGCACGATCGGCATTCGCGTCGATATCACCGAGTTGAAGCAGCGCGAAACCAGCATCAAGCTTCTGTTCGACCGCAACCCTGTGCCCCTCTGGCTCTGCGATGCGGAGACGCTGCGGGTCATCGCCGTCAATGACGCCACGCTGCATCTCTACGGCTATTCGCGCGCCGAGGCCCTGACCATGGCGCTGCCGGACATCTGCATCGGCTGTCCGGATGTCATGCGATCGGAAATCGACCTGCAGGCGACCGCCGACGGGCATGCCGCGCCGCGTCCACAGCGCCATCGGCGCGCCTTCGGCACCCCGATCGATGTACTGCCATTCATTCGGACCATCGATTTCGAGGACCGGCCGGCGCTGCTGGTCGGCGTTGTCGACATCACCGAACGCCTTCGGGCCGAGGCGCGGATCAAGCATCTGGCGCATCACGATCCTCTGACCGACCTGCCGAACCGCGCCCTGTTCCAGGATCGCCTCGCCGAGGCGATCGCCCAGGCGAAGGAGGAAGGCAGTCAGGTCGCTCTGTGCCTGGTCGATCTCGATCGGTTCAAGATGATCAACGACACACTCGGCCATGCCGCCGGCGACGCCGTGCTGCGCGTGGTGGCGCGCCGGCTGGCGCGGCTGGCCGGCCCGACCGACATGGTCGCCCGCCTCGGCGGCGACGAATTCGCATTGGTCGTCGCCGGTTCGGGACGCGATCCGGCCACCGTGCTGGCCGACGTTCCACGCATCTTCGATGATCCGATCATCTGCAACGGCGAGATCATCCAGATTTCGGGCAGCGCCGGTGCGGCCATCGTTCCGGAGGATGGCACCGAGCCCGTCACCCTGATGCAGAATGCCGACGTGGCCCTTTATGCGTCGAAGGCGGAGGGGCGCAACCGGCTGACACTGTTCGACCAGAACATGCGCGCCAAGTTGGTCCGCCTGAACACCCTGACGGTGCGGTTCCGGCAGGCCCTGCGCGACGGGGAACTGGTTCCGAACTACCAGCCCGTGGTCAATCTCAGCCATTTCACCATCCGCGGTTACGAGGCGCTGCTGCGCTGGAACCATCCGCAGGAAGGCCTGCTCACGGCGGCGGACTTCGCCGAGGTGTTCGACATTCCCGAACTGGCGGTGGCGATCGGCCGCTACATGCTGGATGCCGTCACGCGCGACATGCGCGCCTGGCTGGATGCCGGCATCGATTTCGGATGCGTCGCCGTCAACGTCACCGCAGCGGATCTGAAATCCGAAGGATTTGCGGAACGGGTGCTCGATACCCTCGCGGCCCGCGGCATACCGCCCAACCGGCTGATTATCGAGGCCACCGAGAACTCGCTCGTCGAACAGGACAATGTCGCTGTCGCCAAGGTGCTCGAAACACTTGATGCCGAAGGCGTCTACATCGCACTGGACGATTTCGGCACCGGGCATTCCTCGCTGGTGCATCTCCGCCAGTTCAATATCGCGACCCTGAAGATCGACCGCTCCTTCGTGCGCGACATGACCACCGACCGCGAGGACGCCGCCATCGTCCATGGGGTGACCATGCTGGCACGCAGCCTCGGCATCGCGACGGTGGCAGAAGGCATCGAAACGGAAGAACAGGCGCAGATGCTGGTCGAATCCGGCTGCAGCTACGGCCAGGGGTACCTGTTCGGCCGGCCGATCGCCGCCGATCAGGTCGGCTACTTCTCGGCGCATCGCCGCCTGCCGGCCTTGTCGGCCATCCAGTCCGTGGCCTGA
- the uxuA gene encoding mannonate dehydratase, which produces MREGWRWYGPNDPVSLDDVRQAGAKEIVTALHQIPIGQAWTVKEVEERKRIVEGGSRTPLAWTVVESIPVPDDVKRLGGRAKASIEAWIASMEALAACDVKIICYNFMPVVDWCRTDLEWELPNGARALRFDRDRFAAFELFILERPAAKLEYSAEVQARAKAVYDGFTQADIDYLIMVIASALPGSTTEPLTIPQFRDKLESYRDIDATVLRRHLVEFLEPICRRADELGVKLTLHPDDPPRPLFGLPRIASSAEDYRALFAAVPSPANGICFCTGSLGVRAENDLPAMAREFGPRIGFAHLRATKREADGVSFHESDHLDGDVDMVAVVRALLEEDHRRADGSKIVFRPDHGHRMLDDLAAAKRTNPGYTAIGRLRGLAELRGVIRALETVM; this is translated from the coding sequence ATGCGTGAAGGCTGGCGGTGGTACGGACCGAACGATCCGGTATCCCTTGACGACGTGCGGCAGGCGGGGGCGAAGGAAATCGTCACGGCGCTGCACCAGATTCCGATCGGACAGGCCTGGACGGTCAAGGAGGTCGAGGAGCGCAAGCGGATCGTCGAAGGCGGTTCGCGCACGCCGCTCGCCTGGACCGTGGTCGAATCGATCCCGGTTCCGGACGACGTGAAGCGGCTCGGCGGCCGGGCAAAGGCATCGATCGAGGCCTGGATCGCGTCCATGGAGGCCCTGGCCGCCTGCGACGTGAAGATCATCTGCTACAACTTCATGCCGGTCGTCGACTGGTGCCGCACCGATCTCGAATGGGAGCTTCCGAACGGCGCCCGCGCGCTGCGCTTCGACCGCGACCGCTTCGCCGCCTTCGAGCTCTTCATCCTGGAGCGACCGGCGGCGAAGCTCGAATATTCGGCCGAGGTCCAGGCCCGTGCCAAGGCGGTCTATGACGGCTTCACCCAGGCGGATATCGACTACCTGATCATGGTCATCGCCAGTGCCCTGCCGGGCTCGACCACCGAACCGCTGACCATTCCGCAGTTCCGCGACAAGCTGGAAAGCTACCGGGACATCGACGCCACGGTGCTGCGCCGCCATCTGGTCGAGTTCCTGGAACCGATCTGCCGCCGCGCCGACGAACTCGGCGTCAAGCTGACGCTGCATCCCGACGATCCGCCCCGCCCGCTGTTCGGCCTGCCGCGCATCGCCTCGTCGGCCGAGGACTACCGGGCGCTGTTCGCGGCCGTGCCGTCGCCGGCCAACGGCATCTGCTTCTGCACCGGTTCGCTCGGCGTTCGCGCCGAGAACGATCTGCCGGCCATGGCGCGCGAATTCGGCCCGCGGATCGGCTTCGCGCATCTGCGCGCGACCAAGCGCGAGGCTGACGGCGTCTCGTTCCACGAGAGCGATCATCTCGACGGCGATGTCGACATGGTGGCGGTCGTGCGGGCGCTGCTCGAAGAGGATCACCGCCGGGCGGACGGCTCCAAGATTGTGTTCCGGCCCGACCACGGCCACCGCATGCTCGACGATCTGGCCGCCGCCAAGCGCACGAACCCGGGCTATACGGCGATCGGCCGCCTGCGCGGCCTGGCGGAATTGCGCGGCGTCATCCGTGCGCTCGAGACGGTGATGTAG
- a CDS encoding L-idonate 5-dehydrogenase — MTGSTLAATLFGPEDLRMIEHPLGPLAPGMVRIRFGAAGICGSDMHYFRHARTGDFVVKDPLILGHEIAGEVAEINADAPGLKVGQRIAVNPSRWCGHCARCREGRANLCENIYFMGSASKYPHMQGGFATLFDAVPAQCVPVPDHVPLKAAALAEPLAVCLHAVRRAGDIAGKRIVLFGSGPIGLLTLLAAKRAGIASSAMVDIAPAPLAFAARLGADDIVDVSAGDDGLKDLAARKPFDVAFEVSGTAAGLASAIATVRRGGTIVQIGNLPGGAIPVPANAIMAKEIDFRGSFRFDREFDEAIALIADGGVDVLQLVTAERPLAEAPDALRLALDRSRSVKVVLTAN, encoded by the coding sequence ATGACCGGCTCCACGCTCGCCGCAACTCTTTTCGGCCCGGAAGACCTCCGGATGATCGAGCATCCGCTCGGTCCGCTCGCCCCCGGCATGGTCCGCATCCGCTTCGGCGCGGCCGGCATCTGCGGCTCCGACATGCACTATTTCCGCCATGCCCGGACGGGCGACTTCGTGGTCAAGGATCCGTTGATCCTCGGCCACGAGATCGCCGGCGAGGTGGCGGAGATCAATGCCGATGCGCCGGGGCTGAAGGTCGGTCAGCGCATCGCCGTCAATCCTTCGCGCTGGTGCGGGCATTGCGCCCGCTGCCGCGAGGGCCGCGCCAATCTGTGCGAGAACATCTACTTCATGGGCTCCGCCTCGAAGTATCCGCACATGCAGGGCGGCTTCGCGACCCTGTTCGATGCGGTGCCGGCGCAATGCGTGCCGGTGCCCGACCATGTGCCGCTGAAGGCGGCGGCGCTCGCCGAGCCGCTGGCGGTTTGCCTGCACGCCGTCCGCCGTGCGGGCGACATCGCCGGCAAGCGCATCGTGCTGTTCGGTTCCGGCCCGATCGGGCTGCTCACGCTGCTCGCCGCCAAGCGGGCCGGCATCGCCTCGTCGGCCATGGTCGACATCGCGCCCGCACCCCTGGCCTTTGCGGCCCGTCTCGGCGCCGACGACATCGTCGATGTCTCGGCCGGCGACGACGGGTTGAAGGACCTGGCGGCCCGTAAGCCCTTCGACGTCGCCTTCGAGGTCTCGGGCACGGCCGCCGGCCTCGCCTCGGCGATCGCCACCGTCCGGCGCGGCGGCACGATCGTGCAGATCGGCAATCTGCCGGGTGGCGCGATCCCGGTGCCGGCCAATGCGATCATGGCCAAGGAGATCGACTTCCGCGGTTCGTTCCGCTTCGACCGCGAATTCGACGAGGCCATCGCGCTGATCGCCGATGGCGGCGTCGACGTGCTCCAACTCGTTACGGCCGAGCGCCCGCTCGCGGAGGCGCCCGATGCGCTCCGCCTGGCGCTCGATCGCTCCCGCAGCGTGAAAGTCGTTCTGACGGCGAACTGA
- a CDS encoding TRAP transporter large permease — MLLLLGSFIVLMILGVPVAVSMATASILYILTYGVAPDVIVAQRMFAGVESFPLLAVPFFILAGNLMNIAGVTGRIYSFAVSLVGWMKGGLAQVNIIGSVIFSGMSGTAIADAAGIGTIEIKAMKDHGYPTEVAVGVTAASATLGPIIPPSLPFVIYGMMSNVSIGALFLGGVIPGAVMTIFMMLTVAIFARRYGWGSDAPFEFKRLAEAGLEVLIVLAFPVAVYVMLEYGHLSQNVAIGIALVALLALDWTFNFSAVMALMTPVILIGGMTLGWFTPTEAAVAAVLWSLFLGLVRYRSMTFRSLAKATRDTVETTASVLFIVTAASVFAWLLTVSQAAQLLSDAILSVTQNKWVFLILVNLLLLFIGCFLDTIAAITIVVPILLPIALKLGVDPIHFGLIMTLNLMIGLLHPPLGMVLFVLSRVAKLSVERTTVAILPWLVPLFLALFAITFIPELTLWLPKYMGMVK, encoded by the coding sequence ATGCTGTTGTTGCTCGGTTCCTTCATCGTCCTGATGATTCTTGGCGTACCGGTCGCGGTTTCGATGGCGACGGCGTCGATCCTCTACATCCTGACTTACGGCGTCGCGCCGGACGTGATCGTCGCGCAGCGCATGTTCGCGGGTGTCGAAAGCTTTCCGCTGCTTGCGGTGCCGTTCTTCATCCTCGCCGGCAACCTGATGAACATCGCCGGCGTCACGGGGCGCATCTATTCCTTTGCGGTCTCGCTGGTCGGCTGGATGAAAGGCGGCCTCGCCCAGGTCAACATCATCGGCTCGGTGATCTTCTCGGGCATGTCCGGCACGGCGATCGCGGACGCGGCCGGCATCGGCACGATCGAGATCAAGGCCATGAAGGATCACGGCTATCCGACCGAGGTCGCGGTCGGCGTCACGGCCGCCTCGGCGACGCTCGGGCCGATCATCCCGCCGTCCTTGCCCTTCGTCATTTACGGCATGATGTCGAACGTCTCGATCGGCGCGCTGTTCCTCGGCGGCGTGATCCCGGGCGCCGTCATGACCATCTTCATGATGCTGACCGTTGCCATCTTCGCCCGCCGCTACGGCTGGGGCTCCGATGCGCCGTTCGAGTTCAAGCGACTCGCCGAGGCCGGGCTCGAGGTCTTGATCGTGCTGGCCTTCCCGGTCGCCGTCTATGTCATGCTCGAGTACGGTCACCTGTCCCAGAATGTGGCGATCGGCATCGCCCTGGTGGCCCTGCTGGCACTCGACTGGACCTTCAACTTTTCGGCCGTGATGGCCCTGATGACGCCGGTCATCCTGATCGGCGGCATGACGCTCGGCTGGTTCACGCCGACCGAAGCGGCTGTTGCGGCGGTCCTTTGGTCCCTGTTCCTCGGTCTCGTGCGCTACCGCTCGATGACCTTCAGGTCGCTCGCCAAGGCGACGCGCGACACCGTCGAGACGACGGCCTCGGTGCTGTTCATCGTCACCGCCGCGTCCGTCTTCGCCTGGCTCCTGACCGTCAGCCAGGCGGCGCAGCTGCTTTCCGACGCGATCCTGTCGGTCACCCAGAACAAGTGGGTGTTCCTGATCCTCGTCAACCTGCTGCTACTGTTCATCGGCTGCTTCCTGGACACCATCGCGGCGATCACCATCGTGGTGCCGATCCTCTTGCCGATCGCCCTGAAGCTCGGCGTCGATCCGATCCATTTCGGCCTGATCATGACGCTCAACCTGATGATCGGCTTGCTGCATCCGCCGCTCGGCATGGTCCTGTTCGTGCTCTCGCGCGTTGCCAAGCTGTCGGTCGAACGCACCACGGTGGCCATCCTGCCCTGGCTGGTGCCGCTCTTCCTCGCGCTGTTTGCGATCACCTTCATTCCGGAGCTGACGCTCTGGCTGCCGAAATACATGGGAATGGTGAAATGA
- a CDS encoding TRAP transporter small permease, translating to MAQEIHTPVTAEELAQVFDEAPPAADISDFAIEDWVAIALFWIMAGMVFVQFFTRYVLNDSYAWTEEIAVYCLIGVVFVGSAMCVRMTRHIHVDFLYRYLPSILGRILSLMVDLVRIAFFAYLGYVFLKYMNIVSDEQMTTVNLPKAWVFTIVFLSFELMALRACEVFLANLHRGYSPLERPSAFDGSED from the coding sequence ATGGCCCAGGAAATCCACACGCCGGTCACGGCGGAAGAACTCGCCCAGGTCTTCGACGAAGCGCCTCCGGCCGCCGACATCAGTGATTTTGCCATCGAGGACTGGGTCGCCATTGCCCTGTTCTGGATCATGGCCGGCATGGTCTTCGTCCAATTCTTCACCCGCTACGTCCTCAACGACAGCTATGCCTGGACCGAGGAGATCGCGGTCTATTGCCTGATCGGCGTGGTTTTCGTCGGCTCGGCCATGTGCGTGCGCATGACGCGGCACATCCATGTCGATTTCCTGTATCGCTACCTGCCGTCGATCCTCGGTCGGATCCTGTCCCTGATGGTCGATCTGGTCCGGATCGCCTTCTTTGCGTATCTCGGCTACGTGTTCCTGAAATACATGAACATTGTCTCCGACGAGCAGATGACCACGGTCAATCTGCCGAAGGCCTGGGTCTTTACGATCGTCTTCCTGTCGTTCGAGCTGATGGCGCTCCGAGCCTGCGAAGTCTTCCTGGCCAATCTCCATCGCGGCTACTCGCCCCTCGAACGTCCGTCGGCCTTCGACGGTTCGGAGGACTGA
- a CDS encoding sialic acid TRAP transporter substrate-binding protein SiaP: MFGRTTLLIAAALGLTLGTSAAEAQIKLKWAHVYETSEPFHTESVWAAQEFAKRTNNKYQIEVFPASQLGKETDINQGLSLGSVDIIISGSSFAARAYPPIGVTYYPFIFRDADHLLAYTKSDTYKELAKGYEDKTGHHIVATTYYGARHVTSNRPIKACADMKGLKMRVPDVPAYLAMPRSCGANTTPIAFAEVYLALQNGTVEAQENPLTTIEAKKFYEVQKHIVLTAHIVDHLNTIVAKGTWDKWSAEDRATFVAVAQEAAARATKQIQTREAELVGLFKEKGLTVTEVDKKDFIDAVAKGVTFEQFGYRKADYDKIVAIK; the protein is encoded by the coding sequence ATGTTTGGACGGACCACGCTACTGATCGCCGCCGCGCTCGGGCTGACCCTCGGCACAAGCGCCGCCGAAGCCCAGATCAAGCTCAAATGGGCGCACGTCTACGAGACGTCGGAGCCCTTCCATACCGAATCGGTCTGGGCCGCGCAGGAGTTCGCGAAGCGCACCAATAACAAGTACCAGATCGAGGTCTTCCCGGCCTCGCAGCTCGGCAAGGAGACTGACATCAACCAGGGCCTTTCGCTCGGCTCGGTCGACATTATCATCTCCGGTTCGTCCTTCGCGGCGCGCGCCTATCCGCCGATCGGCGTGACCTACTACCCCTTCATCTTCCGTGACGCCGATCATCTCCTCGCCTACACCAAGAGCGATACCTACAAGGAACTCGCCAAGGGTTACGAGGACAAGACCGGCCATCACATCGTCGCGACGACCTATTACGGCGCGCGCCATGTCACGTCCAACCGGCCGATCAAGGCCTGCGCGGACATGAAGGGCCTCAAGATGCGCGTGCCGGACGTGCCGGCCTATCTGGCGATGCCGCGCTCCTGCGGGGCCAACACGACGCCGATCGCGTTCGCCGAAGTCTATCTCGCCCTGCAGAACGGCACCGTCGAGGCTCAGGAGAACCCGCTGACCACGATCGAGGCGAAGAAGTTCTACGAAGTGCAGAAGCACATCGTGCTGACCGCGCATATCGTCGATCACCTGAACACGATCGTCGCCAAGGGCACGTGGGACAAGTGGAGCGCCGAGGATCGCGCCACCTTCGTGGCCGTCGCCCAGGAAGCGGCCGCGCGCGCCACCAAGCAGATCCAGACCCGCGAGGCGGAACTGGTCGGCCTGTTCAAGGAGAAGGGCCTGACCGTCACGGAAGTCGACAAGAAGGACTTCATCGACGCCGTCGCCAAGGGCGTGACCTTCGAACAGTTCGGCTATCGCAAGGCCGACTACGACAAGATCGTCGCCATCAAGTGA
- a CDS encoding FadR/GntR family transcriptional regulator encodes MPLEAIAPRRLYRQVADQLRTLIDQGEYPVGGRLPTERELAEQLGVSRPTVREALIALEVEGRLRIRVGSGIYVVEPPAVPASVDHAGEGPFEVLATREFLEAAVAAEAARRATAAEIAEIDEILARMQDAENPSEEAIVLDRAFHITLAGIAGNGVLVRIVGELFDQRITPFFRQLASYFENRDSWAAAHREHCAIRDRIAARDPDGAHAAMREHMRRSQERFSATFGEGGPASSPPVDRTRSRGPKQPAG; translated from the coding sequence GTGCCGCTCGAAGCCATCGCACCGCGCCGGCTGTATCGCCAGGTCGCCGACCAGTTGAGGACCCTGATCGATCAGGGCGAATATCCCGTAGGCGGGCGGCTGCCGACGGAGCGTGAGCTCGCCGAGCAACTCGGCGTGTCGCGACCGACCGTGCGCGAAGCGCTGATCGCGCTCGAGGTGGAAGGTCGCCTGCGCATTCGCGTCGGCTCCGGAATCTATGTGGTCGAGCCGCCGGCGGTGCCGGCGTCCGTCGATCATGCCGGGGAGGGGCCGTTCGAGGTCCTCGCCACCCGCGAATTCCTGGAAGCCGCGGTCGCCGCGGAAGCCGCGCGCCGCGCCACCGCGGCGGAAATTGCCGAGATCGACGAAATCCTCGCACGCATGCAGGATGCGGAGAATCCGAGCGAGGAAGCGATCGTGCTGGATCGCGCCTTCCACATCACGCTGGCCGGCATCGCCGGCAACGGCGTGCTGGTCCGCATCGTTGGCGAGCTGTTCGACCAGCGGATCACGCCCTTCTTCCGCCAGCTCGCCAGCTACTTCGAAAATCGCGACAGCTGGGCGGCTGCCCATCGCGAGCACTGCGCCATCCGCGATCGGATCGCCGCCCGGGATCCGGACGGCGCCCATGCGGCCATGCGCGAGCATATGCGACGCTCGCAGGAGCGCTTTTCCGCTACCTTCGGAGAGGGCGGCCCAGCGTCGTCCCCGCCCGTCGACCGGACCCGTTCGCGGGGCCCCAAGCAACCGGCCGGTTGA
- a CDS encoding mannitol dehydrogenase family protein — translation MRLAAATLDALPPAIARPAYDRAGVTPGVIHLGIGAFHRAHQAVYLDDILARGETDWGIIAASLRSADTRDALAPQDGLYTIAVRSAAGESLRVIGAVGEVLVAPEDPERLIALLADPQIRIVTLTVTEKGYCHNPATGTLDETHPDILHDLKDLFQPRSAIGYLVAALAGRFSAGTPPFTIVSCDNLPSNGKTLKRVLDRFAALVSPELGAWVADEVSCPCSMVDRIVPATTEEDRARVAGALGAEDAWPVMTEPFTQWVLEDRFPNGRPDFGAVGVQLVEDVEPFEHMKLRLLNGAHSTIAYLGYLAGYPTVAETIADRNFARLVRALMDEDVTPTLAMPEGTDLTGYKDALIERFSNPALKHRTWQIAMDGSQKLPQRLLGTIRDRLAAGASIDRLALAVAGWMRYVTGTDENGDPIDIRDPMAARFAAVITEADGDSHQIARGLMAIREIFGTDLPADPRFTGPVIEALDRLFESGVKATVAAAAHGR, via the coding sequence ATGCGCCTCGCCGCCGCGACCCTCGACGCCCTTCCGCCCGCCATTGCCCGCCCCGCCTACGACCGCGCGGGCGTCACGCCCGGCGTGATCCATCTCGGCATCGGGGCCTTTCACCGCGCCCATCAGGCGGTCTACCTGGACGACATCCTCGCACGGGGCGAAACCGATTGGGGGATCATCGCCGCAAGCCTGCGCAGCGCCGACACGCGCGATGCCCTGGCACCGCAGGACGGCCTCTATACGATCGCCGTGCGTTCGGCGGCGGGCGAGAGCCTGCGGGTGATCGGCGCGGTCGGCGAGGTGCTGGTCGCCCCCGAGGATCCCGAACGGCTGATCGCCCTGCTCGCGGATCCCCAGATCCGCATCGTGACCCTGACGGTGACGGAGAAAGGCTACTGCCACAATCCGGCGACGGGCACTTTGGACGAGACCCATCCGGACATCCTCCATGACCTGAAGGATCTGTTCCAGCCGAGGAGCGCGATCGGCTATCTGGTGGCGGCGCTGGCCGGCCGGTTCTCGGCCGGAACCCCGCCTTTCACCATCGTTTCCTGTGACAACCTTCCTTCGAACGGCAAGACGCTGAAGCGCGTGCTCGACCGTTTCGCGGCCCTGGTCTCGCCGGAACTCGGCGCCTGGGTGGCCGACGAAGTCTCGTGCCCGTGCTCGATGGTCGACCGGATCGTACCGGCGACGACCGAGGAGGACCGCGCTCGCGTCGCGGGAGCGCTCGGGGCCGAGGACGCCTGGCCGGTCATGACCGAACCCTTCACGCAATGGGTCCTGGAGGATCGTTTCCCGAACGGTCGGCCCGATTTCGGCGCGGTCGGCGTGCAACTGGTCGAGGATGTCGAGCCGTTCGAGCACATGAAGTTGCGGCTCCTCAACGGCGCGCACTCGACGATCGCCTATCTCGGCTATCTGGCCGGCTACCCGACGGTCGCGGAGACCATCGCCGACCGCAACTTCGCCCGCCTCGTGCGCGCCCTGATGGACGAGGACGTGACGCCGACGCTGGCCATGCCGGAGGGCACCGATCTGACAGGCTACAAGGATGCGCTGATCGAGCGGTTCAGCAATCCGGCGCTGAAGCATCGCACATGGCAGATCGCCATGGACGGCTCGCAGAAGCTGCCGCAACGCCTGCTCGGGACGATCCGCGACCGCCTCGCGGCCGGGGCATCGATCGACCGGCTCGCTCTCGCTGTCGCGGGCTGGATGCGCTACGTGACCGGCACCGACGAGAATGGCGATCCGATCGACATCCGCGACCCGATGGCGGCGCGCTTCGCCGCCGTGATCACCGAGGCCGACGGCGATTCGCATCAGATCGCGCGCGGCTTGATGGCCATCCGCGAGATTTTTGGCACCGATCTTCCGGCCGATCCCCGTTTCACCGGCCCGGTGATCGAGGCGCTCGATCGCCTGTTCGAATCCGGCGTCAAGGCGACCGTCGCTGCCGCCGCACACGGCCGCTAG